A window of Candidatus Schekmanbacteria bacterium contains these coding sequences:
- a CDS encoding chemotaxis protein CheX has protein sequence MENILAMLSEATKEVFQTMMSYDIDTYQEKLDEFADKIHMSTIITLDGTIKGALVFHCSNNFAQKITSALLNTDPSDTLEEVEIKDAISELTNIIAGTLKNKINNLGHTFTLSIPKNLNWSEYINETKHSKKERIIKFKSKDDYFFLELLSHKEKELKKAS, from the coding sequence ATGGAAAATATTTTAGCTATGCTTTCAGAAGCTACTAAGGAAGTTTTTCAAACAATGATGTCATACGACATAGACACATATCAGGAAAAATTGGATGAATTTGCCGATAAGATTCATATGAGCACGATCATTACATTAGATGGCACAATAAAAGGAGCGCTTGTTTTTCATTGCTCGAATAATTTTGCCCAAAAGATTACATCTGCCCTTCTCAATACAGATCCCTCAGACACTTTGGAAGAAGTGGAAATAAAAGATGCCATTTCTGAATTGACAAATATCATTGCCGGAACACTCAAGAATAAAATAAACAATTTAGGTCATACATTCACTCTATCCATACCAAAAAATCTTAATTGGTCTGAATATATCAATGAAACAAAACATTCTAAAAAAGAAAGGATAATAAAATTCAAATCAAAGGATGACTACTTCTTTCTCGAATTGCTCTCTCATAAGGAGAAAGAACTCAAAAAAGCATCCTGA